A portion of the Pleuronectes platessa chromosome 15, fPlePla1.1, whole genome shotgun sequence genome contains these proteins:
- the LOC128456627 gene encoding palmitoyltransferase ZDHHC20-B, with product MAPSPALRCCRRALNWIPVLFVNLVIGWSYYAYVVELCVYTIPNNAERITYLVFFHIFLTMFIWSYWKTIWSQPASPSKAFGLPRAEKEMYEREEQAERQQEVLKKVARGLPVYTRTAGGAVRYCDICQVIKPDRCHHCSTCEMCVLKMDHHCPWVNNCVGFSNYKFFVLFLAFASLYCVVICATVVKYFLKFWSNKLPDTGAKFHILFLFVVAAVFFISISSLLSYHLWLVGKNRTTIEAFRAPFFANGPDKNGFSLGHSRNVAEVFGDQAKYWICPIFSSLGDGQSFVTRLVQIDPEQAKGVLQQNGKSPADRMETADCLHSNNIQHTVDDGKEKVDGALKDSVTVEIEP from the exons ATGGCGCCCTCTCCTGCGCTGAGGTGCTGCAGACGGGCTCTGAACTGGATACCTGTCCTGTTTGTTAACCTGGTCATCGGCTGGTCCTACTACGCCTACGtggtggagctgtgtgtgt ATACAATCCCAAACAATGCAGAACGAA TCACCTATTTGGTCTTCTTTCACATTTTCCTCACCATGTTCATATGGTCCTACTGGAAAACGATCTGGTCCCAACCAGCCAGCCCCTCAAAAGCA TTTGGTCTCCCCAGAGCAGAGAAGGAAATGTACGAGAGGGAGGAGCAAGCCGAGAGGCAGCAAGAGGTCCTGAAGAAAGTGGCGAGGGGTTTACCTGTGTACACTCGCACGGCGGGGGGAG CCGTCCGATACTGTGACATCTGCCAGGTAATCAAACCTGACCGCTGCCATCACTGCTCCAcctgtgaaat GTGTGTGTTGAAAATGGACCATCACTGCCCCTG GGTGAATAACTGTGTGGGATTCTCAAATTACAAGTTCTTTGTCTTGTTCTTGGCCTTCGCCTCGCTCTACTGTGTCGTAATATGTGCGACAGTCGTCAAGTATTTCCTCAAATTCTGGAGT AATAAGCTACCTGACACGGGTGCCAAATTCCATATCTTGTTTCTGTTCGTCGTGGCGGCCGTGTTCTTTATTAGCATCTCGTCACTTCTCAGCTACCATCTGTGGCTCGTGGGAAAGAACCGGACCACTATAG AGGCTTTCAGGGCTCCTTTCTTTGCAAATGGTCCGGATAAAAATGGGTTTTCACTCGGGCATAGCAGAAATGTAGCTGAGGTGTTTGGAGACCAAGCAAAGTACTGGATTTGTCCCATTTTCTCAAG TCTGGGAGATGGACAATCCTTTGTTACCAGGTTGGTTCAGATAGATCCTGAACAAGCGAAAGGTGTCCTCCAGCAAAATGGAAAAAG CCCTGCTGATAGGATGGAGACCGCCGATTGTCTGCATAGTAACAATATACAACACACGGTGGACGACGGCAAAGAGAAAGTTG ACGGAGCCCTCAAAGACTCAGTGACAGTGGAGATTGAGCCATAG